Part of the Peromyscus maniculatus bairdii isolate BWxNUB_F1_BW_parent chromosome 23, HU_Pman_BW_mat_3.1, whole genome shotgun sequence genome is shown below.
atttttaattgggggaagggcggtgtgtgtgtgtgtgtgtgtgtgtgtgagtgattggagattgaactcatgtcctcagccTTTTGAAgcttttacttgctgagccatctcacaggcacAGGGACCGTGACATTTCAGTGAAGACCAGGAGAAAACATAGATCACATGTAGAAAGGATTCCAGGCAGGTGGACAGTACTGAGAGTCAGGCGTATGGGGCAGGGAGGCCTGGAATGATCGAGAATatgggggagggtggagagaacCCAGCAAGCCCTGTACAACTTGGACATTTTCTCAAAAGGGAAGTACCATTTTGAACAGAACAGTTACTTAGTAGGCAAAGGGAAACAGGTAAGAAGTCACTGTACTAATTTGGGTGACAGCTGTGGATGTGGTGAAAATTGGTGGAGCTAACTGAATTTGGCAATGATCAGATACAGGAGAGAGTGGAGTCTTGGATGATGCCAAGGTTTGGGGTTGTGGTACTGGTTTTTACTGAGATGAGGAAGAGTTCTGGAAGAGCTTGCTAGAGGTGGTGTGcttgctggggtgtggctcagtgtagagcccctgcctagaatcccccagtgaggggctggggtgtggctcagtggtagagcccctgcctagaatcccccagtgaggggctggggtgtggctcagtggtagagcacctgcctagaatcccccagtgaggggctggggtgtggctcagtggtagagcacctgcctagaatcccccagtgaggggctggggtgtgggtcagtggtagagcccctgcctagaatcccccagtgaggggctggagtgtggctcagtggtagagcacctgcctagaatcccccagtgaggggctgggggcgtggctcagtgtaGAGCCCCTGcccagagtcccccagtgaggggctggggtgtggctcagtggtaagagtgtAAAGACTTCTAGGAGAGAGCAAGTTTAGGGTAGTGGGAAGGTTCAGCAGACTTAGCTTTGGTTGGATTTAGAAAAaccaaattcaaaaacaaaaagaaaatgccagttGGGTGTCCAGTTAGCTCTTGAGAAAACAGTGGAGTAAGTCCAAAGGCAGCTGGAACCAACTATGTTTGGTCTCTAGGCTTTGGATCCTCTAGCTCAATGATAAAATGTAGCCAAAGTCCTCAATGTATCTCAGCCACCATGTATCTAATTTAATATATGCGTGCATCCATGTAGTAGAAACACAGCTGTAGAagttttgaaacaaacaaactgtgGACCTACATTCCGGAAGCAGAGGTGTGAatgaaatgttttacaatctaTCCATCTTCAGAACAGTTGCCAAGCAGTACACTCTTGATCGGGACTCTGGGCTCTCGGCAAAGGCCAATGGGGTTGGAAGGAACCACTGTGATAATGCCTTGGATAGAACCCACTGGCGTTGACAAGCTGGCTTCGAGGGTAAAAAGGCACTTGTCCCCAAGCTGGTCAACCTGAGTTCATCCTATTCTTTCACCCACATAGTGGAAAATTAGAAccgactccagcaagttgtctaCTGACTAAGTAGATAATCAAAtgtaacaaaaaattttaaaaaagatctcaTTACTGGAGGACTGGGTACACGGAATTGCTGGTGTACCTCAGTGTAGTATGTACTCAGCATCGGGCTGAGTGAGGAGGCCTCTCCCTCCTCATCCCCCACGCTGGGTCCCATCAATACTGAACAGAGCAGGCCCACCTAAAGATGTGAGGGCGGGCACCAGCTCTTTATGTCTCTTGGTAGCATTTAGGATTTTTACTTGTTAGattaaaaacaagattttttgGTGGggatagtttctctgtgtaacagctctggctggcctcagactcacagatatcttcctgcctctgcctcctgagtgctgggattacaggtgtgcaccccctCTGCCTGGCCaaaaggtttgttgttgtttgtaagaTTTTAAGCTAGGTGTCATGGTGCAGACCTGTGAGCCCAGGCTAGTTTTTCTGTCAGTTTCacgtcagcctgggctacataacaggCCCTGTCTCGAAGCAGTAGAATCAACAGAAACCATGTGAATGGGTTTCTTCCATTCCCCAGTTGTACTTGCTTTGATGGAACCCCGGCTGGGCTGCCTGTCCAGTGAAGTGATGGAGGTGTGCTTAGGGAGAGCAGCTCATTGGGAGGCAATGAGACAGGAGCAGGTTGGGGCAGGCGGGGCCCGAGAGGCCAGGTGCTTCCTGCCCTGGTTCCCTGTTAGATTTgatcttgagacagggcctccctgTGTAGCTCATACTGCTCTCTTGgatctcctgcccctgccccagtgcacctttttcttttttcttccagtactgggattggaaCCCAAGTCCTCCTACGTGCTTGGCAAGcgttctgtcactgagctacaccctaacCTTGGATTTGGTTTCTGATAACTGAGCCCATTATTACTTATTACAGCATTAATTACTGTTCTATATACACTTCCTGCTGCGTGTCCATGTGGCCTCCACCCACAGGCCCAGCCAGGCTTGGACTGAAAatgttcaaaagaaaaaacagactggagagatggctcaaaggttaagagcacttgctgctcttgcagaggacctgagttcagttcccagcacccacgctgggCAGCTCACTGCCTGTaacagttccaaaggatctgatgccctcttctggccttcttggacaTGCACATACATGGCATGCATTCATGCAGATACATATACATAGCATACAGGCATaagtcaaaataataaaaatctttcaaaaatacaCTACTTACATAATGAACATGTGCAAACTTTTTTTTGCCATTATTCCCTAAATAGTCTTCACAATTATCTGCATATTTATGTTGTATTAAGTGTTGCAAgtgatctttatttttaaattttgttaacgTGTGGGTATGCATGAAGTCAGAGAAAGGCTTTCTGGAGttgattttcttcctctctgtgggtcctgaggatcgaactcaggtcctcaggcttgccagCGAGtgcttttacttgctgagccatcttgccagcccacaaGTAATCTTAGGGTGGTTTAGAGTGCAGGTGAAGGGGGCTGGGCGTGGAGATGGTAGCAGAGCACTGGCCTAACAgggcaagctctaggttcaatcccagttCCTCAGAAGTGGCCTCGAGGTGgggaaaggcagaacagacaAGAGGGGGTGCGTTAATGATGGGCAGTGCTACTGGGTGTGTGGGGAGGCCTTGGCCTGTGGGGCCCCCATGGCGACAGGAATATTTCTCCCCAGCTCTACCCCCCCTCTAGTGCAGCTCCTAGGGGCTGCTGCTCTCAGTTAATATTTACAGTTCCTAAACTGCAGATCAGAGATAAGGCTGCTGACCGGCCCAGCTGGCTACCGGGTGGAGCTGCCTCCTTATCACAGAAAGACATTGATTGGAGTGTGACCCTCGCATCCCGCCATCTCCAGGCCTCTGTTCTCTCCACTTGAACTTGGACTTTGGGGTGAAGGTTCACAGTTGCACCACAGTGAAGCTGGTCGATATGGCTGCTGGCTCATTCTTTGGCCTCTCGTCATCTAAAGAAGCACTGTTGTGTGCCAAGTGttgtctctgcttctttctaGAACAATGCTAAAGTGGCCGTGCTGGGAGCTTCGGGGGGCATCGGGCAGCCCCTTTCACTCCTCCTGAAGAACAGCCCCCTCGTCAGCCGCCTGACCCTCTACGATATCGCCCACACACCCGGTGTGGCCGCAGACCTGAGTCACATCGAGACCAGAGCAACTGTGAAAGGTACTGGGCGTGGCCGCCCTGGAGACGCCACCGTGTGCCATGCAGTGAGCCAGGGTCCAAGTTCTAGGAGAGGATCACGGATGAACCTGGCTGGTCCAAATCGGGGCTGCCCTGTTTTGCACTTGGCTCTACAAATACTTAAGCAGGGGTGTCTTTTAGGAGGCtgagcgggcggtggtggccagcggcacacaccattaatctcagcactcgggaggcagaggcaggcggatctctgtgagttcgaggccagcctggtctacagagcgagatccagaacaggcaccaaaaactacacagagaaaccctgtctcgaaaaaacaaaaataaacaacaaaaaaagagagctgaggctggcaagatgactcggTGTGTGGGTGGGCCCTTGCTGtgtaagcctggtgacctgcgttcatttcctagaacccacatgaaggtagaaagagaaccaGTTCCCCCAAGAGTTGGCCTCCACAGCTGGCTATGATCACAGACACAactcataataataaataatttgttttagAAATATGAAGCACGGCATGGAGatacacatctgtcatcccagctcttGGGGGCTAAGGCAGAAAGGTCGTgggttcaaggttagcctgggcagTATAGCGAGACCTTGTAGAAAGGTCTTGGGTATagtcggtagagtgcttgcttggcatgtaAGAAGCCTGAGTTGAGTCTCCGCCACtcaaggtggagacaggaggggcggcagtctgggctacagagtaaaaaaataattttaaaaaggcaaattcTAGACCCAGTCACAGACCTCCTGAAATCCTCGGAAATAGACTCTTCCCCCAGATAGTGAGAGTAATGGGATGTGGTGGTgcagatgggaggtggaggcaggaagatccctgaTAGTTTCTCTAGAACTAGTCCACTCCAGAGGGACCCGCCTCTCTGTTCCCTCCCCTCAGATGTGATGGCTTCCCTGGGCTCATACAGGTTACACTGCTCTAATGGGGTTTTCTTCCCAGGCTACCTCGGACCTGAGCAGCTGCCAGACTGCCTGAAAGGGTGTGATGTGGTGGTGATCCCAGCTGGAGTGCCCAGGaagccaggtgtgtgtgggggtgggggtggggggtagagagGGGGCTCAGCTATTAAGGGCAGAATCAGAGAACCTGATTTCAGATCCCAGCGCCCACATTGGGctgctcacaaatgcctgtaactccagttccaagggatccaacacctacTTAAAGCTTAGTAGGCCCACCACATTGTGGGAATCTGTCAGAGTCCAGCTTCATCATGTTGAAAAGTtcttgatggaaggagagagaaatgagaaagtaTTAGATGGAAATATAGaaggagtggtggcgcacgcctttaatcccagcattcgagaggcagagccaggcggatctctgtgagttcaaggccagcctggtctacagagcgagatccaggacaggcaccaaagctacacagagaaaccctgtctcaaaaaaaaaaaaaaaaaaaacagaaacaaaaaaatatatagaaggagataataagaaagacagacacagggtaGCTtctggagggccctgggtcaatactgAGTCGTCttgaggtttattccaaagggctttttatacaatgccaaggggcaaggcaaaagacctccccctttgaagatcaaagcacactgtacagccaagtgtagacccttccaaacacctggtaaccacgctgTGTCCAAAacatctcattatgcagccctgctgggtaaagcaagctcagattctctgaccttgagtatggtcttactagggagcctctgtgggcctacacaccacattcaaacacacacatataaataaatctctttttgaTGAAATTTTACAGCCTGACCTGACATGTCCCTCCACAGCTGAGAGGGAGGGGCTTTCTGCTGTTGTGTGTGGatttacctctccctccctctctctccccctccctccctccctctccctctctctttctctccctctctccctccctcttcctctctctccctctctccctccctccctctccctcgctctctctccctctctccccctctccctctctctctccctccttctctctctctccctctctccctctctctctccccctctccctctctctctctctccccctctccccccccctctctctctctccctctctccctctctctccctctctctctctctctctctctctcacacacacacacacacacacacacacacacacacacacacacacacacacacagaaaataaataggggctggagagatggctcagaggttaagagcactgactgctcttccagaggtcctgagttcaattcccagcacccacatggtggctcacaaccatctgtaatgagatctggccccctttcctgtctacataataaataaataaatcttttaaaaaaaaaaaaaaaaaagaaaataaataaaaatgtgataaatatTTCTTGAAATGTCACCATGTTCTTTGTGGCTTTCTCACCCTGGACCATGCCAGGAATGACACGGGATGACCTATTCAACACAAACGCTAccattgtggccaccttgacgGCCGCCTGTGCCCAGCACTGCCCTGAAGCTATGATCTGCATCATTGCCAACCCGGTGAGTACAGGGGCCGAggctggctggtgtgtgtgtattagatgCACACATTGGAGGTGTTGAGAGGTCTGGAGTGTATCCTAAAACTGCCTTTTTCACCAATCAAGAGCTTGAACTTGGTTTTTCCCACCGACTCCCTTCAGCCAGGTCACCTCCCCTTTCTGTACCTCCCTTTCCCCACCTGGGATAcccatctcctttctttctcctccttctctttcctcttcctcctctttctggaGGGGAGACGGgtgggcagggtctcactgtatagctcaggttggccaaCAACTCGGTcatacttctgcctcctgggtgctggcatGGAGGGGTCACAGGTGCATCAGCATGCACTGCTTAAATCGCCCATCTGTGTAACTCCTTTCAGCCATGATTGTTGTGGCATATGACTCCTCTGTTACATTAAATGCACAACACAGATCTGGCCATTTTATTCTGTTTGATTTCTGTGCCCTGGCTGGTGTCTTCTGCTCTTCCCCTATTGCATTAAGTCATTCGATCTTCACAGCTCATGAGGTACTTGTCATAGTCTTCATTTGTCTTACTCTTCTTTTGTAACAACGTGACCTAGGCAGCTTGTAAAAGGAGCATtgaattgggggcttgcttacgtTTCAGAGGGTTAGCCCATGCTCATCATGGTGGGGGATGAGGTgacgggcaggcaggcagggtgctGCTGTGGTAGCTGAGTAAGCCCACcatcttccaacaaggccacacctcctagtccttcccaaccAGTTCCCCTGACTAGGGACCAAGCGTTCAAACCTACAAGCctgtgagggccattctcattcaaaccagcgcAGCATTGCACAGATAAATTTTCCAGGTTCCAGGGAGTCAGGCAGCTGGCCCAAAGTCACTGGTTCAGTAGGACAGAACTTGGATCTACTTGTTCGCCTCCTCTTAGCCAGCCTCAGCCCAGCAGAAGGAACCCCGAGGAACCAGCCTCCTGTGTCCTTGCAGTAAAGGGTGTCTGTTCACATGGCATGGTCCTTGCCTCGCAGGTGGCTTACAAACGGTTGTTGCCAGGGCCTgttgctgggttccaccctcagcTGACATCCGTCTCATGGTTTTCCTAGGTTAACTCCACCATCCCCATCACAGCAGAAGTCTTCAAGAAGCATGGCGTCTACAACCCCAACAAGATCTTCGGTGTGACGACCCTTGACATCGTCAGGGCGAACACATTCGTGGCAGAGCTGAAGGTATGGGCCCTGCGAGTGCCTCCCAGTTGCCTATATTCTGAACTCTGCTACCCTTGCTCCCAGGAAAGATGGCGGAGGACTTGGCCCTGGGGGTTTCAGTCTTTGTAGCTGGCTTCAGTGTTTTCTGTAGGAGCAGGAGTGAACCCCACAGGCTCAGACTGGCCAGCTACTACCTGGCTATCATGCCTTCGGCCCTTGACCTCTTCCCAGTGCATCAGGGTTCGGGCTCTCCTAATCCACTCTTGGATGGCAGCCACCTGTCCATTCACCGTGCCCTGGAAAAGCTGGATTGATCTCCTAGTCCTTATGTGTGGTGATAAGGACTTGGGAAAGTTCCAGAGATCCTTCCCTTGGGTTACCCCTTGGGTTACCCGCAGTAGCTTACCCTGAAGGAGTCACATCCGGCCAGCTTCTTGACTTCCTGGGCTCTGCCCAGCCCGTTGTTGTTTTGATATGTAGAGGCATGAGTGGACACACATTCATCTTATTTTTAGTGATGTAAATACGTGGGTCTGTGGAGTTGTGCACGTGAGAGTGCAGGGCATAGGTGTCCCGAGCAGGGCATCGGTTCCTCCTGGAGCCGGAGTCAGAGGCggctgggagccaaactctgcTCCCTGCCAGCGGCCGGCACTCTCGGCCGCCGAGCCGCCTCAGCCAGTGTCTGCTCTGGTACCTTGAGCCCGCTGTCCTGCCGTCCGTCCGGCTCCAGCGTGTGGACGGACGATTTGGATGTCTGGGTTGAGggagaagctctctctctggaGCAGTGCGGGGCACTAGTTTGGGCGTTTCCATGGAGAAGGACGTTAGCCCTAGGAAGGGTCGCTGCTGCCCTGGTTGGATGACAATGTCGGGTGGCGGAATGGTGGGCAGCACGGTCCGGCTTGTGACGGAGGAGCTGGCAGTGACCCCTACACAAGCTGCCCTCCCTGCACCTGCTCACATGGGAGGGCGGGCCCAGACTCTGGGTCCTCCTGGTTTGTTTGTGAGCTGTCTGGGTTTCCAGTGTGCACTTGGGTGACTGCGACTTGTCTCTGCTCAGTCTTGTTAACAGTGAGACTCCCTGCCTTGTGCACAGGGTTTGGATCCCGCTCGAGTCAACGTGCCTGTCATTGGTGGCCACGCTGGCAAGACCATCATCCCCTTGATCTCTCAGGTATGTGGGTGACTgacagagtgtgtgtgagggagagggagggactgaTGGGTGGATGGCAGGAAGCTTTAAGATCACAAACACCTCAGGGCTGCCTTGAAGCTCTCGGAACAGTCTAGGGTAAGTGGGACCTGCTTGTGTATTGTGGAGGAATTTCTGCCATGGCTAGAATCCAGCTGTCTAGGGTTTTCCTGACTACACCCTATGGAACTGGGTGGAATCAGAAGCAGCTGGCTCCAGCACTCTGGGAAACATCCCATGagatcaaagagagagaaaagggtctCTGGGGCTCGCTGAGCTGTCCACCTGGCTGCgttggctctgggttcagtgagagaccctgtctcaaagcacacATGTCAGCTGGAGGGTGATGGGTGGAGACcctgacatcaacctcaggcctggaaatgtatgcatgtgtacacacacaatcgggggagccaggcatggtagcagtCCCAGCATGTGGAGGTGGAAGCTGGAAGGTTAGGAATGCAGAGGTATCCTTGGCTGCatcatgacttcaaggccagcctgggctacataagatctgTCTCAGCCAAGCCTCTGAACAAAGTGAATTTGCTTTTGTCAATAGAAAATGACGTTGGTCTCTGGTAGAGTGGTGGGGACCCTGTCTGGCATGACCGAGGCCCTGGGCTACATCCGCCCTGCTGTGTTGAGGATGAGGCCTGGTGTCTGGTGCTGAGATGGAAGATGGAAAGCACTGTGGGGCAGGGATTGGGCCAAGCCTCGGGGGCCGGGGGTTGCACAGGAAGTTACTCACACAGTCCCGGCTTGCCCTGCAGTGTACCCCCAAGGTTGACTTTCCCCAAGACAAGCTGACCGCGCTCACCGGGAGGATCCAGGAGGCTGGCACGGAAGTCGTGAAGGCCAAGGCTGGAGCAGGTGGAGTCCCAGGCGTCTCTGGGGATGGGGACACTGACACTGGGGGCCAGGAACGTTAGCATGACAGGAAACCTGCTTGTCCCTGGGTAGGGAACGAGTATTTCCCTCCAGGTGCATCTGCCTTTGCCTGaagagaaggttctagaaggcAGCTCAGATTTCCCGGGTGAGATGTCAGTGGAATGGGGAGGTGCAGACCAGATCCTCCACCGGGAGCTGTGGTGTGCAGGGGCTTTTTCTGGAGCACACCCCTGGGGCCTGGGTGCGGTGCTGGCTGTGCTGACCCATTGTTCTCTCCCAGGTTCTGCCACTCTGTCCATGGCCTATGCTGGGGCCCGGTTCGTCTTCTCCCTTGTGGACGCCATGAACGGGAAGGAAGGCGTTGTCGAGTGTTCCTTTGTCCAGTCCAAGGAGACGGAGTGCACTTACTTCTCCACACCCTTGCTGTTGGGGGTGCGTATCCAGGGCGACCACGGCTGTGGTTGGTGCTTGCTTGACTTTAGGGAAGGGAGAGTGGGTGTCTCAGGGTAGAGCTGGGCCCATCACAGGGCAGTGCAGGGATGGTTGGGGGTGTGGCAGCTGTGAATGGCTGTCAAGGCCAGGTCAGCTTTGGAAGCAGCTGATCCCTCCGGGGCTGGGATGCAGCTAAGCCCAgcagcccctgcctagagtcccccagtgaggggctggggtgtgactcagtggtagagcacctgcctagagtcccccagtgaggggctggggtgtggctcagtggtagagcacctgcctagaatcccccagtgaggggctggggtgtggctcagtggtagagcccctgcctagaatcccccagtgaggggctggggtgtgactcagtggtagagcacctgcctagaatcctccagtgaggggc
Proteins encoded:
- the Mdh2 gene encoding malate dehydrogenase, mitochondrial; its protein translation is MLSALARPAGAALRRSFSTSTQNNAKVAVLGASGGIGQPLSLLLKNSPLVSRLTLYDIAHTPGVAADLSHIETRATVKGYLGPEQLPDCLKGCDVVVIPAGVPRKPGMTRDDLFNTNATIVATLTAACAQHCPEAMICIIANPVNSTIPITAEVFKKHGVYNPNKIFGVTTLDIVRANTFVAELKGLDPARVNVPVIGGHAGKTIIPLISQCTPKVDFPQDKLTALTGRIQEAGTEVVKAKAGAGSATLSMAYAGARFVFSLVDAMNGKEGVVECSFVQSKETECTYFSTPLLLGKKGLEKNLGIGKITPFEEKMIAEAIPELKASIKKGEDFVKNMK